A stretch of Onychomys torridus chromosome 2, mOncTor1.1, whole genome shotgun sequence DNA encodes these proteins:
- the Htr1d gene encoding 5-hydroxytryptamine receptor 1D, translating into MSLPNQSIEGPPQEVSNRSLNATGDWNPQVLQALKISLVVILSLITLATVLSNAFVLTTILLTKKLHTPANYLIGSLATTDLLVSILVMPISIAYTTTRTWNFGQILCDIWVSSDITCCTASILHLCVIALDRYWAITDALEYSKRRTAGHAAAMIAAVWAISICISIPPLFWRQATAHEEMSDCLVNTSQISYTIYSTCGAFYIPSILLIILYGRIYVAARSRILNPPSLYGKRFTTAQLITGSAGSSLCSLNPSLHESHSHTAGSPLFFNQVKIKLADSILERKRISAARERKATKTLGIILGAFIICWLPFFVVSLVLPICRDSCWIHPALFDFFTWLGYLNSLINPIIYTVFNEDFRQAFQKVVHFRKAS; encoded by the coding sequence ATGTCTTTGCCCAATCAGTCCATAGAAGGCCCTCCCCAGGAGGTCTCCAACAGATCCCTGAATGCTACAGGGGATTGGAACCCACAGGTCTTGCAGGCGCTCAAAATTTCCCTTGTGGTGATCCTTTCCCTCATCACACTGGCCACTGTCCTCTCCAATGCCTTTGTACTTACCACCATCTTGCTCACCAAGAAGCTCCACACCCCGGCCAATTATCTCATTGGCTCCTTGGCCACCACCGACCTCCTGGTTTCTATCTTGGTCATGCCCATCAGCATAGCCTATACTACCACCCGCACCTGGAACTTTGGCCAAATCCTGTGTGACATCTGGGTGTCATCTGACATCACATGCTGCACGGCCTCCATCCTACATCTCTGTGTCATTGCTCTGGACAGGTACTGGGCCATCACCGATGCCCTGGAGTACAGCAAACGCCGGACAGCAGGCCACGCAGCAGCCATGATTGCGGCAGTCTGGGCCATCTCCATCTGTATCTCCATCCCACCCCTCTTCTGGAGGCAGGCCACAGCTCATGAGGAGATGTCCGACTGTCTGGTGAATACATCTCAGATCTCTTACACCATCTACTCCACCTGTGGGGCCTTCTACATCCCATCCATCTTGCTCATTATCCTGTATGGCCGCATATACGTGGCCGCCCGGAGTCGCATCCTGAACCCACCCTCCCTCTATGGGAAGCGCTTCACCACGGCACAGCTTATCACAGGCTCTGCGGGCTCTTCACTCTGTTCGCTCAACCCCAGCCTCCACGAGAGCCACTCACACACAGCCGGCTCCCCTCTCTTTTTCAACCAGGTGAAAATCAAGCTTGCTGATAGCATCCTCGAACGCAAGAGGATCTCTGCAGCTCGAGAAAGGAAAGCCACTAAGACCTTGGGCATCATCCTGGGGGCCTTTATCATCTGCTGGCTGCCTTTCTTTGTGGTGTCTCTGGTCCTCCCCATCTGCAGGGACTCCTGCTGGATCCACCCGGCCCTCTTCGACTTCTTCACGTGGCTGGGTTATTTAAACTCCCTCATCAATCCCATCATCTACACTGTGTTCAATGAAGACTTTCGACAAGCATTTCAGAAAGTTGTCCACTTCCGGAAGGCCTCCTAG